In a genomic window of Drosophila takahashii strain IR98-3 E-12201 chromosome 3L, DtakHiC1v2, whole genome shotgun sequence:
- the LOC108054174 gene encoding 1,5-anhydro-D-fructose reductase encodes MSTPNFLLSNGKNMPMVGLGTWRSPPEVVTQAVKDAIDIGYRHFDCAHIYGNEAQVGAALREKMDKGEVTRNELFITSKLWNTHHKPELVRSACETSMKNLGVDYLDLYLMHWPMAYKSGDILYPTCPDTNKAAFEDIDYVDTWRAMEDLVDEGLCQAIGVSNFNEQQITRLLSVAKLKPVVLQIECHPYLSQKPLITLCYDNAIAVTAYSCLGSGHTPYEKPGAYPLLQHPTILAVSEKYGRTPAQVLLRYQTQSGIIVIPRSVSKQHMLDNFKRIWDFELASDDVKAIYDLDCNGRFMTMKAAYGHRHHPFEPLQAK; translated from the exons ATGTCGACgccaaattttcttttaagcaACGGAAAAAATATGCCTATGGTGGGTCTTGGAACTTGGCGG AGCCCCCCGGAGGTCGTCACCCAAGCGGTAAAGGATGCCATCGATATAGGGTACCGCCACTTTGATTGCGCCCATATATATGGAAATGAGGCCCAGGTGGGCGCTGCTCTTCGGGAGAAAATGGACAAGGGCGAGGTAACGCG GAATGAACTCTTCATCACGAGCAAACTCTGGAACACCCACCACAAACCGGAGCTAGTGCGTTCCGCCTGCGAGACGAGTATGAAGAACCTGGGGGTGGACTACCTGGATCTGTATTTAATGCACTGGCCAATGGCCTACAAGTCGGGCGATATCCTATATCCCACCTGTCCGGACACGAATAAGGCTGCCTTCGAGGACATCGACTACGTGGACACATGGCGGGCAATGGAGGATCTAGTGGATGAGGGTCTGTGCCAGGCCATCGGTGTGTCCAACTTCAATGAACAGCAAATCACCCGACTGTTGAGTGTTGCCAAGCTGAAGCCGGTGGTTCTGCAGATCGAGTGCCACCCGTACCTCAGTCAAAAGCCACTGATTACTCTCTGCTATGATAATGCCATTGCTGTAACCGCTTACAGCTGTCTGGGATCGGGACACACGCCTTACGAAAAGCCCGGAGCGTATCCTTTGCTTCAACACCCGACTATCCTGGCTGTATCCGAGAAATACGGAAGGACACCAGCACAG GTGCTTCTCCGCTATCAAACACAGTCGGGCATTATCGTTATACCCCGATCCGTGAGCAAACAGCACATGCTGGACAACTTTAAGCGAATCTGGGACTTTGAACTGGCCAGCGACGATGTAAAGGCTATTTATGACTTGGACTGTAATGGTCGTTTTATGACCATGAAAGC GGCCTATGGACATCGTCATCATCCCTTTGAGCCACTACAAGCGAAATAG
- the Apt1 gene encoding acyl-protein thioesterase 1 isoform X2: protein MAAPVIVEATAKQTATLIFMHGLGDTGHGWSSALAAIRPPFMKVICPTAPTQPVSLNAGFRMPSWFDLKTLDIGGPEDEPGIQSARDNVHGMIQKEISAGIPANRIVLGGFSQGGALALYSALTYDQPLAGVVALSCWLPLHKQFPGAKVNSEDVPIFQAHGDYDPVVPYKFGQLSASLLKSFMKNVTFKTYNGLSHSSSDDEMDDVKNFITLTLLFSIAGHNQ from the exons ATGGCTGCGCCGGTCATTGTCGAGGCCACGGCCAAGCAAACCGCCACG CTGATCTTCATGCACGGCCTGGGTGATACGGG CCATGGATGGAGCAGCGCCTTGGCCGCCATTCGGCCACCGTTCATGAAGGTCATCTGCCCCACGGCGCCCACACAGCCCGTTTCGCTGAACGCCGGCTTCCGGATGCCCTCGTGGTTCGACCTGAAGACCCTGGACATCGGTGGGCCCGAGGACGAGCCGGGCATCCAGTCGGCCCGCGACAATGTGCACGGAATGATTCAAAAGGAGATTAGTGCCGGGATACCGGCCAATCGGATCGTCCTGGGTGGATTCTCGCAGGGAGGCGCCTTGGCGCTGTACTCGGCACTGACCTACGACCAGCCGCTGGCCGGCGTGGTGGCCCTGTCGTGCTGGCTGCCGCTGCACAAGCAGTTCCCCGGCGCCAAGGTGAACAGCGAGGATGTGCCGATCTTCCAGGCGCACGGCGACTACGATCCCGTGGTGCCCTACAAGTTCGGCCAGCTGAGCGCCAGTCTGCTCAAGTCGTTCATGAAGAATGTGACGTTCAAGACCTACAATGGACTCTCGCACTCGTCGTCCGACGACGAGATGGATGACGTCAAG AACTTCATTACGCTCACTCTGCTCTTCTCGATTGCAGGACATAATCAGTAA
- the Apt1 gene encoding acyl-protein thioesterase 1 isoform X1 codes for MAAPVIVEATAKQTATLIFMHGLGDTGHGWSSALAAIRPPFMKVICPTAPTQPVSLNAGFRMPSWFDLKTLDIGGPEDEPGIQSARDNVHGMIQKEISAGIPANRIVLGGFSQGGALALYSALTYDQPLAGVVALSCWLPLHKQFPGAKVNSEDVPIFQAHGDYDPVVPYKFGQLSASLLKSFMKNVTFKTYNGLSHSSSDDEMDDVKDIISKWTHWKSQNITRKAQCCQIS; via the exons ATGGCTGCGCCGGTCATTGTCGAGGCCACGGCCAAGCAAACCGCCACG CTGATCTTCATGCACGGCCTGGGTGATACGGG CCATGGATGGAGCAGCGCCTTGGCCGCCATTCGGCCACCGTTCATGAAGGTCATCTGCCCCACGGCGCCCACACAGCCCGTTTCGCTGAACGCCGGCTTCCGGATGCCCTCGTGGTTCGACCTGAAGACCCTGGACATCGGTGGGCCCGAGGACGAGCCGGGCATCCAGTCGGCCCGCGACAATGTGCACGGAATGATTCAAAAGGAGATTAGTGCCGGGATACCGGCCAATCGGATCGTCCTGGGTGGATTCTCGCAGGGAGGCGCCTTGGCGCTGTACTCGGCACTGACCTACGACCAGCCGCTGGCCGGCGTGGTGGCCCTGTCGTGCTGGCTGCCGCTGCACAAGCAGTTCCCCGGCGCCAAGGTGAACAGCGAGGATGTGCCGATCTTCCAGGCGCACGGCGACTACGATCCCGTGGTGCCCTACAAGTTCGGCCAGCTGAGCGCCAGTCTGCTCAAGTCGTTCATGAAGAATGTGACGTTCAAGACCTACAATGGACTCTCGCACTCGTCGTCCGACGACGAGATGGATGACGTCAAG GACATAATCAGTAAATGG ACACATTGGAAGAGCCAGAACATAACTAGAAAGGCGCAATGCTGCCAGATATCATAG
- the PCID2 gene encoding PCI domain-containing protein 2 homolog: MFGTLNNYLSGVLHAAQDYDGESLGTHLSLRDVHVQNHSLYIAQPEKLVDRFLKPPLDDVVSAHLKVLYHLAQEPPGYMEAYTQQAAACGAVVRLLQQLKDENWCLPLMYRVCLDLRYLAQACEKHCRGFTPGHVLEKAADCMMACFRVCAADGRASEEDTKRLGMMNLVNQLFKIYFRINKLHLCKPLIRAIDNCVFKDTFPLPEQITYKYFVGRRAMFDSNYQAAVQDLSYAFSNCPDRFASNKRLILIYLVPVKMLLGYLPTKSLLQRYDLLLFHDLALALKAGNVNRFDEIVRDQELVLIRSGIYLLVEKLKFLVYRNLFKKVFAIRQTHQLDMGDFLSALQFVGLNDVSLDETHCIVANLIYEGKIKGYISHAHNKLVVSKQNPFPSVSA, translated from the coding sequence atgtTCGGCACCTTGAATAACTATTTATCCGGCGTGCTGCACGCCGCCCAGGACTACGATGGCGAATCTCTGGGCACCCACCTGTCGCTGCGGGACGTGCACGTGCAGAACCACAGCCTGTATATCGCCCAGCCCGAGAAGCTGGTGGACCGCTTCCTGAAGCCCCCACTCGACGATGTGGTGTCCGCTCATTTGAAGGTTCTGTATCACCTGGCGCAGGAGCCGCCTGGCTACATGGAGGCCTACACCCAGCAGGCCGCAGCCTGCGGAGCCGTGGTGAGGCTTCTGCAACAGCTGAAGGACGAGAACTGGTGCCTGCCGCTCATGTACCGCGTTTGCCTGGACCTGCGGTACCTGGCGCAGGCCTGCGAGAAGCACTGCCGGGGATTCACACCGGGTCACGTGCTGGAGAAGGCCGCCGACTGCATGATGGCCTGCTTCCGCGTCTGCGCCGCCGACGGACGCGCCTCCGAGGAGGATACCAAGCGACTGGGCATGATGAACCTGGTCAACCAGCTGTTCAAGATCTACTTCCGCATCAACAAGCTGCATCTATGCAAGCCCCTCATCCGCGCCATAGACAACTGCGTCTTTAAGGACACCTTTCCGCTGCCGGAGCAGATTACCTACAAGTATTTCGTGGGCAGAAGGGCCATGTTTGACTCCAATTACCAGGCGGCAGTGCAGGATTTGTCGTATGCCTTTAGCAACTGCCCCGATCGGTTTGCCAGCAACAAGCGACTGATCCTCATCTACCTGGTGCCGGTGAAGATGCTGCTGGGCTATTTGCCAACAAAATCACTCCTGCAGCGCTATGATCTCCTGCTGTTCCACGATCTTGCGCTGGCCCTGAAGGCGGGCAATGTGAATCGCTTCGACGAGATTGTCCGGGATCAGGAGCTGGTGCTGATCCGGAGCGGCATCTATCTGCTGGTCGAGAAGCTCAAGTTCCTCGTGTACCGGAACCTGTTCAAGAAGGTCTTCGCCATCCGGCAGACCCATCAGCTGGACATGGGCGACTTCCTCTCCGCGCTGCAGTTTGTGGGCCTGAACGATGTCTCTCTGGACGAGACGCACTGCATCGTGGCCAATCTGATCTACGAGGGAAAGATCAAGGGCTACATCTCGCATGCCCACAACAAGCTGGTCGTATCCAAGCAGAATCCATTCCCCTCCGTATCCGCGTAG
- the Apt1 gene encoding acyl-protein thioesterase 1 isoform X3 yields MAAPVIVEATAKQTATLIFMHGLGDTGHGWSSALAAIRPPFMKVICPTAPTQPVSLNAGFRMPSWFDLKTLDIGGPEDEPGIQSARDNVHGMIQKEISAGIPANRIVLGGFSQGGALALYSALTYDQPLAGVVALSCWLPLHKQFPGAKVNSEDVPIFQAHGDYDPVVPYKFGQLSASLLKSFMKNVTFKTYNGLSHSSSDDEMDDVKDIISKWQQKNNHL; encoded by the exons ATGGCTGCGCCGGTCATTGTCGAGGCCACGGCCAAGCAAACCGCCACG CTGATCTTCATGCACGGCCTGGGTGATACGGG CCATGGATGGAGCAGCGCCTTGGCCGCCATTCGGCCACCGTTCATGAAGGTCATCTGCCCCACGGCGCCCACACAGCCCGTTTCGCTGAACGCCGGCTTCCGGATGCCCTCGTGGTTCGACCTGAAGACCCTGGACATCGGTGGGCCCGAGGACGAGCCGGGCATCCAGTCGGCCCGCGACAATGTGCACGGAATGATTCAAAAGGAGATTAGTGCCGGGATACCGGCCAATCGGATCGTCCTGGGTGGATTCTCGCAGGGAGGCGCCTTGGCGCTGTACTCGGCACTGACCTACGACCAGCCGCTGGCCGGCGTGGTGGCCCTGTCGTGCTGGCTGCCGCTGCACAAGCAGTTCCCCGGCGCCAAGGTGAACAGCGAGGATGTGCCGATCTTCCAGGCGCACGGCGACTACGATCCCGTGGTGCCCTACAAGTTCGGCCAGCTGAGCGCCAGTCTGCTCAAGTCGTTCATGAAGAATGTGACGTTCAAGACCTACAATGGACTCTCGCACTCGTCGTCCGACGACGAGATGGATGACGTCAAG GACATAATCAGTAAATGG caacagaaaaacaaCCATCTGTAG